The following is a genomic window from Pseudomonadota bacterium.
GCCGGGGCAGCAGGTGATAAAGGTCGTTCACCAGCAGCTTATTGATCTGCTGGGGGGCGCTACCGAAGAACTGCAGTTGGGCGGTCCGCAGCCGGTGGTGATCATGCTGGCCGGTTTGCAGGGTTCCGGTAAAACAACGACCACCGGCAAGATCGCCAAATTATTGCAGGGCAAGGGACGCAGGCCTTATCTGGTCCCCGCCGATGTGTATCGGCCGGCGGCCATCGAGCAGCTCAAGGTACTCGGTGCGAATCTGGCCCTCCCGGTACACGGTTCGAAGACTGGGGACAATCCGGTCGATATCTGCCGGACGGCGGTGGCGGCGGCAAAGCTCAGGAACTGTGACACGGTCCTGATTGATACCGCAGGTCGTCTCCATCTTGATGAAGAACTGATGGAGGAGCTCCGCAGGATCAAGGCGGAGGTGAAACCGGCCGAGATTCTGTTTGTTGCCGATGCGATGACCGGGCAGGATGCGGTCACGGTTGCGGAAAAATTCAATCAGGATCTTGACGTCACCGGCGTGGTCCTGACCAAGATGGATGGTGACGCCCGGGGCGGCGCCGCACTTTCCATCAAGAAGGTGACCGGCAGGCCGATCAAGTTTGTCGGGGTCGGCGAAGGGATGGACGGTCTTGAGGTTTTTCACCCGGACCGGCTGGCTTCACGGATTCTCGGGATGGGCGATGTCCTGACCCTGATCGAAAAGGCCGAAGCGGTCGTCGACCAGAAGAAGGCAGAGCAGCTGGCCAAAAAGATCAGGAAGGATGCCTTCACCCTTGAGGACTTCCGGGACCAGGTCCAGCAGATAAAAAAAATGGGGAACCTGGAACAGCTGATGGGCATGGTTCCGGGGATGAAC
Proteins encoded in this region:
- the ffh gene encoding signal recognition particle protein → MFDSLSDRLNGTFKKLRGHGKLSESNISEAMGEVRTALLEADVNFRVVKDFIAEVTEKAVGQEVLTSLAPGQQVIKVVHQQLIDLLGGATEELQLGGPQPVVIMLAGLQGSGKTTTTGKIAKLLQGKGRRPYLVPADVYRPAAIEQLKVLGANLALPVHGSKTGDNPVDICRTAVAAAKLRNCDTVLIDTAGRLHLDEELMEELRRIKAEVKPAEILFVADAMTGQDAVTVAEKFNQDLDVTGVVLTKMDGDARGGAALSIKKVTGRPIKFVGVGEGMDGLEVFHPDRLASRILGMGDVLTLIEKAEAVVDQKKAEQLAKKIRKDAFTLEDFRDQVQQIKKMGNLEQLMGMVPGMNRLKQMQNIPKPDEKELGRIEAIINSMTRQERHRYQIIDSSRRQRIARGSGTSVQDVNKVIKNYSDMLQMMKKMKGMGAFGKIKAAGGKKRKRPKGMFR